TAGATTATTGTAGCCTTTATGGTGTTGATTGTTTACCTTCTATCATAGCCCATTGGGCAAAAATTCTTGGCTGTTACCATGATAATGATTATAATAAAAACTTACCTCAAGAATTAAAGCAAAGGGAAAAGGTTTTGTTAGATAAAAGGGAGATTAATTTTACTTTTAATTACTTATCTAATTCAACAATTTTGCAGTTAAAAGAGTTATTGATACAAGTTGTTCTCTTTGATATATCTATAGATAATAATTTGTGGTTAGATATTATTAATAGTAAGGAGAATAAAACTAAAGGGAAAAAAAATTTAACAGATGTTATTGCTTTTGTACCTTTTATGAATTATTTTGCTAAACTATTTTTGCAACAAGGAGAGAGAGAAAAGACATATAACTGTTTATTAATGTCTGCCAATATTTCAAATAGTAATGATAATTTTGATTCTGTTAGTGGTTTATATAATTTTAAGCAAAAGATTTTTTAAACTTTTTATAATTAATCAATAAACATATCTTATATTCAGATTAATTCAGTTTAAATATCATTTAAATTGAGAATTACTGTTGTTATACATTGATTTTAAAGTTTAGTATTAGTAAATATATGTTATTTTATGTTATTACAAATAGGGAGAAGTGTACTTTAATTAGTAATATAGATAATTTAAATAGTTTATTGGATAATTGCGCTAATAGTGATTGGCTTTTTTGCTATCCTTATGAGATTAATTCTGCTTTAAAAAATAAATTAATTTATTGTCTTGAACATCAATGGTATGACAATAAAAATATTGATTTATTATGGTTGACAGTGCAAAATTATGATTTTCCTCATCTTACGGCGCAACAGTTATCAAAAGATGATGTAAGTTGGGTTGGGAAAGTTAGTTTGATAAAAAAAATATTAGAAACAGATAGAAGTATTTTAGAAAATAATTATCGATTACTTAATTATTTAATTGAACATAAAACATTGTTTCAGGCTGATTTAATACAATCAAAATTAAATAAGAATAATATAGTTTATCATAAAAATATATTAGCAATTGTTCCCCATTATGAATGTAATGAATGGTTAGATTATTGTTTATTTAGTTTAATAAATCAAAGTGTTAAGTTAACCGATATAGTAGTAGTAGATGATCAATCTAGTAAAATGCCAAAAAATATTAGTGCTAATTATCCTCAAGTAACTTTATTAAAAAGTAAGCATAAAATAGGGCCTTATCAAATTATTCAATCAGTTATTAATGATAGTGATTATGACTATTATATGTTTCAGGATGCTGATGATTGGTCTATGATCGATCGCCTCAGGGTTAGTATAGAATTAATGGATAAAATGGGTGCAGATATGGTAGGCACTCAAGAATATCGTGTGGATGACATTAACCATACTCTTACCCCCGTGGTATATCCTTTAAATGTAAATAAGGCATTACAAGAAAAACCAGGGCATCCTTTATTACACCCCACTTCTTTAATTAAACGTTCGGCTTTTTTGCGGGTAAATGGTTTTGCCAATGCCCTTTTATATGGTGCTGATACGGAGTTTTTGCTACGATCGCACTTTCACCTTAAAATCTATAATAGTCCTGAATTTGGCTATTTTAGACGCAAAAGACATAATTCCCTAACCACCTCCCCCACTACAGGATTAGGCACTCCTGAGCGAGAAAAATTATTAAACACCCTAAAGGCGATCGCCTATAATAATTATCAGATCGTTAAACAAGGAAAAATACCCTCTACCACTCCCCTTGTTAGTAAACCCTGTGTAAAATTTGAAAAAGTACCTTGAAGAAAGTATTAATAATTGCTGATTTATCAATAATTAAAACCAAAAAGTATATCAAGTTTACATAATTTAACCTCAATTCGGGATAATTATTATTAGTCTAGTTTAGTATTATGCTTGACGATAAAAACCTTACAATGGTTTTAAAATTGTTAAACAATAGCCAAAAATAGTAGAAAATATTGACCTTACTATTGCCCGTTGCCCATTCCCTATTCCCTACCTTAACTTAAAAATATCATCACCAACTCAGGTTATTTATAACGAATTTTCCTAACTTGATATAAATATACAACTTAATACAAAAAAGGTTAATTTAATGA
The Cyanobacterium stanieri LEGE 03274 genome window above contains:
- a CDS encoding glycosyltransferase family 2 protein, with the translated sequence MLFYVITNREKCTLISNIDNLNSLLDNCANSDWLFCYPYEINSALKNKLIYCLEHQWYDNKNIDLLWLTVQNYDFPHLTAQQLSKDDVSWVGKVSLIKKILETDRSILENNYRLLNYLIEHKTLFQADLIQSKLNKNNIVYHKNILAIVPHYECNEWLDYCLFSLINQSVKLTDIVVVDDQSSKMPKNISANYPQVTLLKSKHKIGPYQIIQSVINDSDYDYYMFQDADDWSMIDRLRVSIELMDKMGADMVGTQEYRVDDINHTLTPVVYPLNVNKALQEKPGHPLLHPTSLIKRSAFLRVNGFANALLYGADTEFLLRSHFHLKIYNSPEFGYFRRKRHNSLTTSPTTGLGTPEREKLLNTLKAIAYNNYQIVKQGKIPSTTPLVSKPCVKFEKVP